In Lysinibacillus sp. FSL M8-0337, the following proteins share a genomic window:
- a CDS encoding L-threonylcarbamoyladenylate synthase encodes METVCKIVDSNVNSQITYAQAVDILNAGEVVAFPTETVYGLGAVATNDEAVKKIFKAKGRPSDNPLIVHIGTKEEVHLYIEHISELAKKCMDVFWPGPLTLVMPVKPNVLAESVTAGLKTVGIRMPDHPVALALLQQIQKPLAAPSANRSGKPSPTEAIHVKDDLEGYIPYIVDGGPTGIGFESTVLDVTHEPPVILRPGGITKEMLESVIGPVIQPSKIEQTMEETPKAPGMKYTHYAPNAPVYLIDCDDQKVQQAIQQLQAQQHKVALLAPASFEHIPTDFYFSIGQTGSKEEMGASLYHALRACDKTDATIILVTATSTEGVGAAIMNRLEKAAGGKWYTR; translated from the coding sequence ATGGAAACCGTTTGCAAGATTGTGGACAGTAATGTGAATAGTCAAATAACTTATGCACAAGCTGTGGATATCTTAAATGCAGGAGAAGTTGTGGCATTTCCAACAGAAACGGTTTACGGTTTAGGGGCAGTGGCTACAAATGATGAAGCAGTCAAAAAGATTTTTAAGGCAAAAGGTCGACCATCCGATAACCCGCTTATAGTCCATATAGGAACGAAAGAGGAAGTTCACCTTTATATAGAACATATTTCTGAACTTGCAAAAAAATGTATGGATGTATTTTGGCCAGGGCCTCTGACACTTGTGATGCCAGTAAAACCAAATGTGCTAGCAGAAAGTGTGACAGCTGGCTTAAAAACAGTCGGCATTCGTATGCCGGATCATCCCGTTGCGTTAGCATTACTACAGCAAATACAAAAACCGCTAGCTGCACCAAGTGCGAATCGAAGCGGGAAACCAAGCCCAACAGAGGCGATACATGTAAAAGACGATTTAGAAGGGTACATACCGTATATTGTAGATGGTGGTCCAACAGGCATTGGCTTTGAATCAACCGTACTTGATGTTACGCATGAACCACCCGTTATATTACGTCCAGGTGGCATTACAAAGGAAATGTTAGAGTCCGTAATCGGTCCAGTTATTCAACCGTCCAAAATAGAACAGACAATGGAAGAAACACCGAAAGCGCCAGGTATGAAGTATACACATTATGCGCCCAATGCACCTGTCTACTTAATTGACTGTGATGACCAAAAAGTGCAACAAGCAATACAACAACTTCAAGCACAGCAGCATAAAGTAGCACTTCTAGCACCTGCAAGCTTTGAGCATATTCCAACCGATTTTTATTTTTCAATTGGTCAAACAGGTAGCAAAGAAGAAATGGGTGCGTCCTTATACCATGCGTTGCGTGCTTGCGATAAAACAGACGCTACCATTATATTAGTAACGGCAACCTCCACAGAAGGTGTAGGCGCCGCCATTATGAACAGACTAGAAAAAGCCGCGGGTGGTAAATGGTATACACGTTAA
- a CDS encoding manganese efflux pump, translated as MQGILAGILTSVDVIGLFVLIPNVRYRLFLAVWTATLHMLFPLLGFELGSYLVRFLLEWGQWISSILLFSIGLHLLLSSHKNEKITISPVLLAVTASLDTFSVSVSFGMLNLEKTIFIISAGLSAFICSYGSLVLARRSQVFFGNKIQIIAGIIFIVMSLLAIKK; from the coding sequence TTGCAGGGAATTCTTGCAGGTATTTTAACGTCTGTAGATGTCATCGGGTTATTTGTATTAATTCCAAATGTTAGATATCGCTTATTTTTAGCAGTGTGGACAGCCACGTTACATATGCTTTTTCCACTGCTCGGCTTTGAATTAGGGAGCTACTTAGTGCGTTTTTTGTTAGAATGGGGACAATGGATTTCAAGTATTTTATTATTTAGTATTGGCCTCCATTTACTGTTGTCTTCTCACAAAAATGAGAAAATAACCATTTCACCAGTTTTATTAGCTGTGACTGCTAGCCTAGATACCTTTTCAGTGAGTGTTTCTTTTGGTATGCTTAACTTAGAAAAGACAATTTTCATAATTAGTGCCGGATTGAGTGCTTTTATTTGTTCGTATGGGTCTTTAGTATTGGCACGCAGGAGTCAGGTTTTTTTTGGAAATAAAATTCAAATAATTGCAGGCATTATTTTTATCGTTATGAGTCTACTCGCAATTAAAAAATAA
- a CDS encoding low molecular weight protein arginine phosphatase: protein MNILFVCTGNTCRSPMAEAILKQKQLADVNVRSAGIYAMPNAEMSAHAQQVLHEANIAHQHLATQLSVEEVEWADLVLTMTTAHKDTIIANYPHTEEKVFTLKEYTSEGSYENVVDPYGGNKAIYEETFAELQELVERLVKILEKN, encoded by the coding sequence GTGAATATATTATTTGTATGTACTGGGAATACTTGTCGCAGTCCGATGGCAGAGGCCATTTTAAAACAGAAACAACTCGCCGACGTTAATGTTCGTTCAGCTGGAATTTATGCAATGCCGAACGCAGAAATGTCTGCACATGCACAGCAAGTTTTACATGAGGCGAATATAGCGCATCAACATTTAGCTACACAACTATCTGTAGAAGAAGTGGAGTGGGCCGATCTCGTTTTAACGATGACCACAGCACATAAAGATACCATAATTGCTAACTATCCACATACGGAAGAAAAAGTTTTTACATTGAAAGAATATACGAGTGAAGGAAGCTATGAAAATGTGGTAGATCCTTACGGTGGGAATAAAGCAATTTATGAGGAAACTTTTGCAGAATTACAGGAATTAGTTGAACGATTAGTAAAAATACTTGAGAAGAATTGA
- a CDS encoding HAMP domain-containing methyl-accepting chemotaxis protein, translating to MKKQFGLRLKLVLFVSILALITYSISFIFIEFIQPTVFPDTNRKLFEVITYLLGITWSGILAAIFSVILIKPLQQLEYSATRVAEGKIGQDVVMPKTNDEIRSVAIAFQQMVLNLRHMVESIDQNFQQTNQSIIKLSDETAVATKKADGIAVTVRHISEGAEASATAVQDTAEAIEDVRALATEVNTRAEQSATQSKEILHNLTNTTKAIETLVNSIQQIAAGNNEALESIRTLEDNAGQVERIISLVGDIAAQTNLLALNASIEAARAGEHGKGFAVVAEEVRGLADESAKAVQGITSLIQSMQQNVEIVVKQMNQQVAFATKEAARVSETTTAVEGMSSSVHEMANAIVEISSLIEKQMHNIETTARQSQEVAAIAQETSAGAQEVSSATEEQAYAIEQVEQLAQDLKKQSEALHKMIQQFDRQA from the coding sequence ATGAAAAAACAGTTTGGCTTACGACTTAAACTAGTATTATTTGTAAGTATACTTGCACTAATCACATATAGTATAAGCTTTATCTTCATTGAATTTATACAACCTACTGTTTTCCCAGATACCAATCGTAAGCTATTTGAAGTGATTACTTATTTATTAGGGATTACTTGGTCAGGTATTTTAGCTGCAATTTTCAGCGTTATTTTAATCAAGCCATTACAACAGCTTGAATATTCTGCTACACGTGTTGCAGAAGGTAAAATTGGACAGGATGTAGTGATGCCGAAAACAAATGATGAGATTCGTTCAGTGGCTATAGCATTCCAACAAATGGTGTTAAATTTACGACATATGGTAGAAAGCATCGATCAAAACTTCCAACAAACAAATCAATCCATTATTAAGCTATCCGATGAAACAGCTGTTGCGACAAAGAAAGCGGACGGTATTGCGGTGACGGTGAGACATATTTCGGAAGGAGCCGAAGCGTCAGCTACAGCAGTACAAGATACCGCAGAAGCAATTGAAGATGTGCGAGCATTAGCAACTGAAGTGAATACGAGAGCTGAACAGTCTGCAACGCAATCGAAAGAGATTTTACATAATTTAACTAATACAACAAAAGCGATTGAAACGTTAGTCAACAGCATTCAACAAATCGCAGCCGGTAACAACGAAGCATTAGAAAGTATTCGTACATTAGAAGACAATGCGGGACAAGTTGAACGTATTATTAGTTTAGTAGGCGATATTGCTGCGCAAACTAATTTACTAGCATTAAATGCTTCCATCGAAGCTGCTCGTGCAGGAGAACATGGGAAAGGCTTTGCAGTTGTAGCAGAAGAGGTGCGTGGTTTAGCAGATGAAAGCGCAAAAGCAGTACAAGGCATTACGTCGCTAATCCAATCCATGCAACAAAATGTTGAGATTGTCGTGAAGCAAATGAATCAACAGGTAGCATTTGCAACAAAAGAAGCAGCACGCGTATCAGAGACAACGACAGCTGTTGAAGGAATGTCCTCTAGTGTGCATGAAATGGCAAACGCAATTGTCGAGATTTCTTCATTAATAGAAAAACAAATGCACAATATCGAAACAACTGCTCGACAATCACAAGAAGTAGCAGCGATTGCACAAGAAACATCAGCAGGTGCACAGGAAGTTAGCAGTGCAACAGAAGAGCAAGCTTATGCAATCGAGCAGGTTGAACAACTTGCACAAGATTTAAAAAAGCAATCCGAAGCGCTTCATAAAATGATCCAACAATTTGATAGACAAGCATAG
- the rpiB gene encoding ribose 5-phosphate isomerase B: MRIAISSDHGGNNLRREIMQLLDELNISYEDFGPQSADSVDYPDYAKPVSEGVASGEFDKGILICGTGIGMSIAANKVKGIRCALVHDVFSAKATRCHNDSNILAMGERVIGPGLAREIAKTWLETDFEGGRHTRRVEKIAELEQ; encoded by the coding sequence GTGAGAATAGCAATTTCTTCTGATCACGGAGGCAATAATTTACGTCGTGAGATTATGCAACTGTTAGATGAGCTAAATATTAGCTACGAAGATTTTGGTCCACAATCTGCGGATTCAGTAGACTATCCTGATTATGCAAAGCCAGTTTCTGAAGGTGTTGCTAGCGGGGAATTTGATAAAGGCATTTTAATTTGTGGAACAGGGATTGGCATGTCCATCGCTGCGAACAAAGTAAAAGGTATTCGTTGTGCTTTAGTACACGATGTATTTAGTGCAAAGGCAACTCGTTGCCATAATGATTCAAATATTTTAGCAATGGGTGAGCGCGTAATTGGTCCTGGCCTTGCACGTGAAATCGCCAAAACATGGCTTGAAACAGATTTTGAAGGCGGTCGTCATACACGCCGCGTAGAAAAAATCGCTGAATTAGAACAATAA
- a CDS encoding TIGR01440 family protein: MVVQQIQTQLTQLLSDFEEQVVLRPKTIFVVGCSTSEVIGQKIGTAGALETAQAIFEPLQAFAKKHQLYLAFQGCEHINRAITMEASVAEQFGYEPVAVIPVRTAGGSMSAYAYTKLENPVVVEAIRAHAGIDIGQTLIGMHLKEVAVPVRTSVRTVGEAIVTVATTRPKLIGGERAVYK, from the coding sequence ATGGTTGTGCAACAAATACAAACGCAATTGACTCAGTTACTCAGTGATTTCGAAGAGCAAGTAGTGTTGCGACCAAAGACTATTTTTGTCGTAGGCTGCTCTACGTCTGAAGTGATTGGTCAGAAAATTGGCACAGCGGGTGCGCTGGAAACAGCACAAGCGATTTTTGAGCCGTTGCAAGCATTTGCAAAAAAACATCAGCTATATCTAGCGTTCCAAGGCTGTGAGCATATTAATCGTGCAATCACGATGGAAGCTTCAGTTGCAGAACAGTTTGGCTATGAACCAGTAGCAGTCATACCTGTTCGTACTGCAGGTGGGTCAATGTCAGCTTACGCGTATACAAAATTGGAAAACCCAGTTGTTGTAGAGGCGATACGTGCACATGCAGGTATTGACATAGGACAAACGTTAATTGGTATGCATTTAAAGGAAGTAGCTGTTCCGGTTCGTACATCCGTGCGAACAGTAGGGGAAGCAATTGTCACAGTAGCAACAACACGTCCAAAGCTAATTGGTGGCGAACGTGCTGTATATAAATAA
- the glyA gene encoding serine hydroxymethyltransferase: MAYEKLAVQDKAVLDGILAEKKRQQANIELIASENFVSEAVMEAQGSVLTNKYAEGYPGKRYYGGCEHVDVVEDIARDRVKEIFGAEYANVQPHSGAQANMAVYHTILEPGDTVLGMNLSHGGHLTHGSPVNFSGILYNFVEYGVTEDTHVIDYEDVRQKALAHKPKLIVAGASAYPREIDFAKFREIADEVGAYFMVDMAHIAGLVAAGEHQSPVPYADFVTSTTHKTLRGPRGGLILASKEWEQKLNKSVFPGIQGGPLMHVIAAKAVAFGEALQPEFKEYAKQIKANARALADVLIAEGVEIVSGGTDNHLLLLNVKSLGLTGKVAEHALDEVGITTNKNTIPYDTESPFVTSGIRIGTPAVTSRGFKEEDMKEVGAIIAAVLKNPEDEAVKAEAKERVKALTDKHPLYA; encoded by the coding sequence ATGGCATACGAAAAATTAGCAGTACAAGACAAAGCAGTATTAGATGGGATTTTAGCAGAGAAAAAACGTCAACAAGCGAATATCGAGTTAATCGCATCTGAAAACTTTGTATCTGAAGCAGTAATGGAAGCACAAGGTTCAGTTCTTACTAACAAATATGCTGAAGGTTATCCGGGAAAACGTTACTATGGTGGCTGTGAGCATGTAGACGTAGTTGAAGATATTGCACGTGACCGTGTGAAAGAAATCTTCGGTGCAGAATATGCTAACGTACAACCACACTCTGGTGCACAAGCGAATATGGCTGTATACCATACAATTTTAGAACCAGGCGATACAGTATTAGGGATGAACCTATCTCATGGCGGTCACTTAACACATGGATCTCCTGTAAACTTCTCAGGTATTCTTTACAATTTCGTTGAATACGGTGTAACAGAAGATACACATGTAATTGACTACGAAGATGTTCGTCAAAAAGCATTAGCACATAAACCAAAACTAATTGTAGCAGGTGCATCTGCATATCCACGCGAAATTGATTTCGCTAAATTCCGTGAAATTGCCGATGAAGTAGGAGCTTACTTTATGGTTGATATGGCGCACATCGCAGGTCTTGTAGCTGCTGGAGAGCACCAATCACCAGTTCCTTACGCTGATTTTGTTACATCGACTACACACAAAACATTACGTGGCCCACGTGGTGGTTTAATTCTTGCATCAAAAGAATGGGAGCAAAAATTAAATAAATCTGTATTCCCAGGTATCCAAGGTGGACCATTAATGCACGTAATCGCTGCAAAAGCAGTAGCATTTGGCGAAGCTTTACAACCTGAGTTCAAAGAATACGCAAAACAAATTAAAGCAAATGCACGCGCTTTAGCAGACGTGCTAATCGCTGAAGGTGTAGAAATCGTTTCGGGTGGTACAGATAATCACTTATTACTATTAAACGTAAAATCTCTTGGCTTAACTGGTAAAGTAGCAGAGCACGCACTAGATGAAGTAGGCATTACAACAAACAAAAACACAATCCCTTACGATACTGAATCTCCATTTGTTACTTCTGGTATCCGTATTGGTACACCTGCTGTGACATCTCGCGGCTTTAAAGAAGAAGATATGAAAGAAGTCGGCGCTATCATTGCAGCTGTACTTAAAAACCCTGAAGATGAAGCAGTGAAAGCTGAAGCGAAAGAGCGCGTAAAAGCTTTAACTGACAAACATCCTTTATACGCATAA
- a CDS encoding EAL domain-containing protein — MVTKSMDIQNSILLTTIRNLGEQSKESYVILDAKTNCILECNESFCMLINASHTEMLKKDYFEMLSNQLQTTTVEMIKEKIHSGAMVTAKLHHHRFEKPPFWAEMQTLPFQSHNNETLFVLVIVKDITYYHTEDFIMKLERAVYEAIEKDEPFYKKMDTICSGIDEFFIPFVFSTILIKTESNQLQVFTSNRTRDHVPQLCEMNDFYRQVMQQGTTIITNNLEDIAIPIEFKSFANTTNKHIGWFVPIRNQKQQAIGLFMIFSQYSSESALFNKLFEKIGALVALAFTYAKTQRRLWDLAYKDITTGLPNRHSFLNKIEQEEQRGHIGFIKIIQPSEFHQVVELYGREAGDELLRQVARRLQEHKTEINEYIARFTSSSLIISQVTHKEEFSDYEQRIKELTRQPFIINGKHIYITLKTGISYFDKEIKIADAIRFADNALSYAANKPGTHMEIFTKERNDLLEQQMTVLNHLSQALKNKEISVNLQPKVDLRTGEIQSIEALARWHSPILGFVSPAMFIPVAENAGKVREIDSQILEIVLAWLAERQQLGKKLVKVAVNISPDHFYYPHFVRDIRQLVEKYNIDPSNIILEVTENIGLVDFQTAFTIIQELKSYGFQTSVDDFGTGFSSLSYLQRLPFTELKIDRSFINDIKDAATLAIVRSIIQLALNLGMTSVAEGIENEEQVEILRALGCTVGQGYFYYKPMSIEQLDTILDV; from the coding sequence ATGGTTACTAAATCTATGGATATACAAAATAGTATATTATTAACGACAATTCGTAACTTAGGTGAACAATCAAAAGAAAGCTACGTTATTTTAGATGCGAAAACAAATTGTATACTAGAATGCAACGAATCTTTTTGCATGCTAATAAATGCAAGTCATACAGAGATGCTCAAAAAAGATTATTTTGAGATGCTTTCGAATCAGTTACAAACGACAACAGTTGAAATGATAAAAGAGAAAATACATAGTGGAGCAATGGTGACAGCAAAGTTGCATCACCATCGCTTTGAAAAGCCGCCATTTTGGGCCGAGATGCAGACCCTTCCTTTTCAAAGTCATAATAATGAAACTTTATTTGTGTTAGTAATTGTGAAGGATATAACGTATTATCATACAGAAGATTTTATAATGAAATTAGAGAGAGCCGTCTACGAAGCGATAGAAAAAGACGAGCCATTTTATAAAAAAATGGACACTATTTGTAGTGGCATAGATGAATTTTTTATTCCATTTGTATTTAGTACAATACTTATTAAAACAGAATCCAATCAACTTCAAGTGTTTACTTCTAATAGGACGCGTGACCATGTGCCACAATTGTGCGAGATGAACGACTTTTATAGACAGGTGATGCAACAGGGAACAACGATCATTACAAATAACTTAGAAGATATTGCTATTCCAATAGAGTTTAAAAGTTTTGCTAATACAACAAATAAACACATTGGATGGTTTGTCCCTATTCGTAATCAGAAGCAACAAGCGATTGGCTTGTTTATGATATTTTCGCAATATTCAAGCGAAAGTGCATTATTTAATAAGTTGTTTGAAAAAATAGGTGCACTTGTTGCATTAGCGTTTACGTATGCAAAAACACAAAGAAGGCTATGGGATTTAGCATATAAGGATATTACAACGGGTTTGCCTAATCGGCATAGCTTTTTAAATAAAATTGAACAGGAAGAACAACGAGGGCATATTGGCTTTATCAAAATAATACAACCTAGTGAATTCCACCAAGTCGTTGAATTATACGGTCGAGAAGCGGGCGACGAGTTATTAAGGCAAGTTGCTCGACGACTCCAAGAACATAAAACCGAGATTAATGAATATATTGCTCGATTTACAAGTTCAAGTCTTATTATTTCACAAGTAACACATAAAGAAGAATTTAGTGACTATGAACAGCGTATCAAAGAATTAACACGCCAGCCCTTTATAATAAATGGTAAGCACATTTATATTACGTTAAAAACCGGAATTTCTTACTTTGATAAAGAGATAAAAATTGCTGATGCCATCAGATTTGCTGACAATGCACTATCTTATGCAGCTAACAAACCGGGCACACATATGGAAATATTCACAAAGGAACGCAACGATTTATTAGAGCAACAAATGACGGTTCTAAATCATTTATCACAAGCACTTAAAAATAAAGAAATTTCTGTAAATCTACAACCAAAAGTAGATTTACGAACAGGTGAAATTCAAAGTATAGAAGCTTTAGCTCGTTGGCATTCACCTATTCTCGGCTTTGTGTCACCGGCTATGTTTATACCAGTTGCCGAAAATGCAGGTAAGGTTCGTGAAATTGATAGTCAAATATTAGAGATAGTTCTTGCATGGCTAGCAGAGCGGCAACAATTAGGCAAGAAGCTGGTGAAGGTTGCAGTCAATATATCACCAGATCATTTTTACTATCCTCATTTTGTAAGGGATATCCGCCAGCTCGTTGAAAAATATAACATTGATCCAAGCAATATTATTTTAGAGGTAACTGAAAATATAGGTTTAGTCGATTTCCAAACAGCATTCACCATTATCCAAGAATTAAAAAGCTATGGCTTTCAAACATCGGTGGATGATTTCGGGACAGGCTTTTCCTCGCTTAGCTATTTGCAACGATTACCGTTCACAGAGTTAAAAATCGATCGCAGTTTTATTAATGACATAAAAGATGCGGCAACATTAGCCATTGTACGTTCCATTATTCAGCTAGCTTTAAATTTAGGGATGACATCTGTTGCGGAAGGAATAGAAAATGAGGAACAGGTTGAGATTTTACGAGCGCTCGGTTGTACAGTTGGACAAGGCTACTTCTATTATAAACCAATGTCAATTGAACAACTTGATACGATACTTGATGTATAA
- the upp gene encoding uracil phosphoribosyltransferase: MSKVYVFDHPLIQHKLTYIRDKNTGTKEFRELVDEVATLMAFEITRDMPVEEIEIETPVTIAKTKVLSGKKLAIVPILRAGIGMVDGVLKLIPAAKVGHIGLYRDPETLKPVEYYAKLPADVEERDFIIVDPMLATGGSAVEAINSLKKRGAKSIKFMCLIAAPEGVKVIQDEHPDVDIYIAALDEKLNDHGYIVPGLGDAGDRLFGTK; this comes from the coding sequence TTGAGCAAAGTATACGTATTTGATCATCCACTAATCCAACACAAGTTAACTTATATTCGTGATAAAAATACAGGAACTAAAGAATTTCGTGAGCTAGTTGATGAAGTAGCAACATTAATGGCATTCGAAATTACGCGAGATATGCCTGTAGAAGAAATTGAAATTGAAACACCTGTAACCATTGCAAAAACAAAAGTTCTTTCTGGGAAAAAACTTGCGATCGTACCGATTTTACGCGCAGGAATCGGCATGGTAGACGGTGTATTAAAACTTATTCCAGCTGCTAAAGTTGGTCATATCGGTCTTTATCGTGACCCAGAAACATTAAAACCTGTTGAGTACTATGCAAAATTACCAGCAGATGTTGAAGAACGTGACTTCATTATTGTAGACCCAATGCTTGCTACAGGCGGTTCAGCAGTGGAAGCTATCAACTCACTGAAAAAACGCGGTGCGAAAAGCATTAAATTTATGTGTTTAATTGCTGCGCCTGAAGGTGTAAAAGTGATTCAAGACGAACATCCTGATGTGGATATCTACATTGCAGCACTTGACGAAAAGTTAAATGACCATGGCTATATTGTTCCTGGTTTAGGTGATGCTGGAGACCGTTTATTCGGTACAAAATAA